In Myxocyprinus asiaticus isolate MX2 ecotype Aquarium Trade chromosome 8, UBuf_Myxa_2, whole genome shotgun sequence, a single genomic region encodes these proteins:
- the LOC127445392 gene encoding thioredoxin-like: MIIVIEDQDAFNKALAEAGDKLVVVDFTATWCGPCQSIAPFYKGLSENPANSNVVFLKVDVDDAQDVAQSCEIKCMPTFHFYKNGKKVDEFSGSNQAKLEEMVNNNK; the protein is encoded by the exons GATGCCTTTAACAAAGCTCTTGCTGAGGCAGGCGATAAACTGGTAGTGGTTGACTTTACAGCTACGTGGTGTGGGCCTTGTCAGAGCATCGCTCCATTTTACAAA GgtctttctgaaaatcctgccAACTCTAATGTGGTCTTCCTCAAAGTAGACGTGGATGATGCTCAG GATGTGGCCCAGTCTTGTGAGATCAAATGTATGCCAACATTCCACTTCTACAAGAATGGGAAAAAG GTGGATGAATTTTCTGGGTCCAACCAAGCTAAACTGGAAGAGATGGTGAACAACAACAAATGA